In Polynucleobacter arcticus, the following proteins share a genomic window:
- the ttcA gene encoding tRNA 2-thiocytidine(32) synthetase TtcA, translating to MSDTRKVVFEENKLEKKLCRLVGQAIGDFGMIEDGDKVMVCLSGGKDSYAMLDILLKLRERAPIDFEIIAVNLDQKQPGFPAEILPNYLKALGVQYHIENQDTYSIVKRVIPEGKTTCGLCSRLRRGILYRVADELGATKIALGHHRDDILETLLLNMFFAGKLKGMPPKLRSDDGKHIVIRPLAYVPEKLLERYAVDMNFPIIPCNLCGSQPNLQRGAMKELLREWEKKHPGRVENLFRSMHHIVPSHLMDGEAFDFKSLEISTELSGIAARSSGDKAIDETEIDELACGTLIQGSYNPSL from the coding sequence ATGAGTGATACCCGTAAAGTTGTCTTCGAAGAAAACAAGCTTGAGAAAAAACTATGCCGTTTAGTGGGCCAAGCAATTGGTGACTTCGGCATGATCGAAGATGGTGACAAGGTGATGGTGTGCTTGTCAGGCGGTAAAGATAGTTATGCCATGCTCGATATTCTTTTAAAGTTGCGTGAACGCGCCCCAATTGATTTTGAAATTATTGCTGTGAATCTCGATCAAAAGCAGCCAGGATTTCCAGCGGAGATTTTGCCAAACTATTTAAAAGCTTTAGGTGTTCAGTACCATATTGAAAACCAAGATACTTACAGTATTGTGAAGCGGGTTATTCCTGAAGGAAAAACTACTTGTGGTTTATGTTCACGTTTGCGTCGTGGCATCTTGTATCGCGTAGCAGATGAGTTGGGTGCAACAAAGATTGCATTGGGTCACCATCGTGACGACATATTAGAAACGCTGTTATTGAACATGTTCTTTGCAGGCAAGCTCAAAGGCATGCCGCCAAAACTACGGTCCGATGATGGTAAGCATATTGTGATTCGTCCCCTTGCCTATGTTCCTGAAAAGTTACTTGAGCGTTATGCGGTAGATATGAATTTCCCAATTATTCCTTGCAATCTTTGTGGCAGTCAGCCCAATCTACAACGTGGCGCTATGAAAGAATTATTGCGCGAGTGGGAGAAAAAGCACCCTGGTCGCGTTGAGAATCTATTCCGCTCTATGCACCATATTGTCCCCTCCCATTTAATGGATGGCGAAGCATTTGATTTCAAGAGCCTAGAGATTTCAACAGAACTGTCGGGTATTGCTGCCAGATCATCCGGTGATAAAGCAATCGATGAGACAGAAATCGATGAATTAGCCTGTGGAACACTCATTCAAGGGTCTTATAATCCCTCTCTATGA
- a CDS encoding MarR family winged helix-turn-helix transcriptional regulator, producing MNHLSLVRELVQAYQAFEAHSAAHIKAMGLTMTQFDIVATLGNQPPMTCKELGEKTLVSKGTMTGVLERLEAKGLIEKFLNIEDGRSYKIGLSKAGDKLFKKVFPEHVEYLGKAFGKLSKKELEEAVTVLRNVKVIFN from the coding sequence ATGAATCATCTATCGCTGGTCAGGGAATTGGTTCAGGCGTATCAGGCTTTTGAAGCGCATTCGGCAGCCCATATCAAGGCTATGGGCTTAACAATGACCCAGTTTGATATCGTGGCAACCCTTGGTAATCAGCCGCCCATGACCTGCAAGGAGTTGGGTGAAAAAACTCTGGTCTCAAAGGGCACCATGACAGGGGTACTCGAAAGACTCGAGGCCAAAGGACTGATTGAAAAGTTCTTGAATATCGAGGATGGCCGCAGCTACAAAATCGGCCTCTCTAAGGCTGGAGATAAGTTATTCAAAAAAGTTTTCCCAGAGCATGTGGAGTACCTCGGCAAGGCTTTTGGAAAACTCAGTAAGAAAGAATTAGAAGAAGCAGTGACAGTTTTGCGAAACGTAAAAGTAATTTTTAATTAA
- a CDS encoding SDR family oxidoreductase, with the protein MNLSSNPQPRQNKAVLVTGAAKRLGRYIALEFARQGWDVAIHYGQSEADAQATVAEIQRLGAKAVAFKADLANESAIHSLFTAVVAEFGNLECLVNSASIFEYDRANSDTQLSSKSLHDHMQVNLAAPILLSQLMFEHHKSKAKKANEEEVSIPSVIQLLDQKLVNLNPDYLSYTLSKAALLTSVEILAMDFAPHLRVIGLAPGITLTSGDQTDDGFTKAHQMTPLGKSSTPSDIAKAAIFLASSNAVTGTTLYVDGGQHLLPSSRDVMFKTN; encoded by the coding sequence GTGAACTTGAGTTCAAACCCACAACCTCGGCAAAATAAAGCGGTTTTAGTGACCGGCGCTGCCAAGCGTCTTGGCCGGTATATTGCCTTGGAGTTTGCACGCCAGGGCTGGGATGTGGCCATCCATTATGGCCAGTCGGAAGCAGACGCCCAGGCCACCGTAGCTGAAATCCAGAGGCTGGGAGCTAAGGCGGTTGCGTTTAAGGCTGACCTCGCTAACGAATCAGCAATTCACTCCTTGTTCACTGCAGTTGTTGCTGAGTTCGGCAACTTAGAGTGTTTGGTGAATAGCGCTTCGATCTTTGAATATGATCGCGCTAATTCTGATACACAACTGAGTAGTAAAAGCTTACATGACCACATGCAGGTCAACTTAGCGGCGCCCATCTTACTGTCTCAATTGATGTTTGAACATCATAAGAGCAAAGCTAAAAAGGCAAACGAGGAAGAGGTTTCCATTCCCTCGGTCATACAACTGCTCGATCAAAAATTAGTGAATCTCAATCCGGATTATTTGTCTTACACATTATCCAAAGCGGCACTACTCACATCAGTAGAAATATTGGCGATGGATTTTGCCCCTCACTTAAGGGTCATTGGTTTGGCCCCAGGTATTACGCTGACCTCTGGCGACCAAACGGATGATGGTTTTACTAAAGCACATCAGATGACGCCATTAGGTAAGTCATCAACCCCCAGTGATATTGCAAAGGCAGCAATATTTTTGGCAAGCTCTAATGCAGTCACGGGCACCACCTTATACGTCGATGGCGGACAACATCTACTGCCATCATCACGCGATGTGATGTTTAAAACAAATTAA
- a CDS encoding dihydroneopterin aldolase translates to MHAILSHPALADCRRLFLRDYEIYINIGVHDFEKKAEQRVILNVDLYIPLSMNTPSKDALEEVVDYDFMRETIKALSSHGHIQLQETFCDDIVNAMLLHPKVVAACVSTAKPDVYPDCHSVGVEVFRIKQA, encoded by the coding sequence ATGCATGCCATTCTTTCTCATCCCGCATTAGCTGATTGCCGCCGCTTATTTTTACGTGATTATGAAATCTACATCAATATTGGCGTTCATGATTTTGAGAAGAAAGCAGAGCAGCGCGTCATTCTCAATGTAGATCTGTACATTCCTCTGAGTATGAATACACCTTCTAAGGATGCATTAGAAGAGGTCGTTGATTACGACTTTATGCGCGAAACTATTAAGGCCTTGTCTTCCCATGGGCATATCCAATTACAAGAGACCTTTTGCGATGACATCGTCAATGCGATGTTGCTGCACCCCAAAGTTGTTGCAGCATGCGTTAGCACGGCCAAGCCAGACGTATATCCAGATTGCCATTCGGTAGGCGTTGAGGTCTTCCGGATAAAACAGGCTTAA
- the glmU gene encoding bifunctional UDP-N-acetylglucosamine diphosphorylase/glucosamine-1-phosphate N-acetyltransferase GlmU — MNIVILAAGQGKRMKSALPKVLQTLAGKPLLQYVLNTALGLQGKSAKTGPIVVVGHGAADIRQFLQVVSEQDPSFSKVITALQAEQKGTGHALLQALPKLDMNEPTLVLYGDVPLTSKKTLAKLAKLADGVRGQDSALALLTQHLSNPTGYGRIVRDIDGSVKAIVEEKDASPEQKRISEINTGIMVLPTNALKKWLKALRSSNAQGEYYLTDVIAMAVNDGVPIRTTQADAEYETVGVNSRDQLAALERVHQLNQAHQLMDAGVSLADPARIDIRGALECGTDVFIDVGCVFEGSVTLAAGTKVGPYCIIRNSAIGKNVTIHPYSHLDGAKVGAGSLIGPYARLRPGADLANDVHIGNFVEVKNSKIAANSKANHLAYVGDSIVGSRVNIGAGTITCNYDGVNKHQTIIEDDVFIGSDTQLVAPVRVGRGATLGAGTTLTKDAPPNQLTVSRAKQISLQWQRPVKKDKKAAVKKVVAKKVATKRVSAKKSVKVKK, encoded by the coding sequence ATGAACATCGTTATCTTGGCTGCTGGGCAGGGAAAGCGGATGAAATCCGCCTTACCCAAGGTTCTTCAAACCTTGGCCGGGAAACCGCTTCTCCAATATGTTCTCAACACTGCCTTAGGCCTTCAGGGTAAGAGCGCTAAAACTGGCCCCATCGTCGTAGTTGGCCATGGTGCTGCTGATATCAGGCAATTTCTCCAAGTGGTCAGTGAGCAGGATCCTAGCTTTAGCAAAGTAATTACTGCACTGCAGGCCGAGCAAAAGGGAACGGGCCACGCTTTATTGCAAGCCTTGCCTAAATTGGATATGAATGAGCCTACCTTGGTTCTTTACGGCGATGTACCCCTGACAAGCAAAAAGACGCTGGCTAAATTGGCCAAGCTGGCTGACGGAGTGCGTGGTCAAGATTCTGCTTTAGCGCTGCTCACCCAGCATCTCAGCAATCCAACAGGCTACGGCCGTATCGTGCGCGATATTGATGGATCAGTAAAAGCGATTGTCGAGGAAAAAGATGCATCGCCTGAGCAAAAGCGTATTTCAGAAATTAATACCGGGATCATGGTGTTGCCAACCAATGCATTAAAAAAATGGTTGAAGGCTTTACGGTCCAGCAATGCCCAGGGTGAATATTATTTAACCGATGTGATTGCGATGGCGGTGAATGATGGGGTGCCCATTCGTACGACACAAGCTGATGCCGAGTATGAGACTGTTGGTGTCAATAGCCGTGATCAGTTGGCTGCGTTAGAGCGCGTTCATCAACTCAATCAAGCCCATCAATTAATGGATGCCGGCGTTTCTTTGGCCGACCCAGCACGTATCGATATTCGTGGAGCGCTGGAGTGTGGCACTGATGTATTTATTGATGTGGGTTGTGTATTTGAAGGATCCGTCACTTTAGCTGCAGGTACGAAAGTAGGTCCGTACTGCATTATTCGTAATAGCGCAATTGGTAAGAATGTCACCATTCATCCTTATAGCCACCTTGATGGTGCTAAGGTTGGCGCAGGTTCCTTGATTGGCCCTTATGCCCGCTTGCGCCCAGGTGCAGATTTGGCAAATGACGTTCATATCGGCAACTTTGTCGAAGTGAAGAACAGTAAGATTGCTGCCAATAGCAAAGCCAATCACTTGGCCTATGTGGGCGATTCGATTGTAGGATCTAGAGTCAATATTGGTGCAGGTACGATTACGTGCAACTACGATGGCGTCAATAAGCACCAAACCATTATCGAAGATGATGTATTTATTGGCTCTGATACTCAGTTAGTTGCTCCAGTGCGCGTCGGCCGTGGTGCCACCTTAGGTGCGGGAACTACCTTAACTAAGGATGCACCGCCCAACCAGTTAACAGTCTCTCGCGCCAAGCAAATCTCTTTGCAGTGGCAGCGTCCGGTAAAAAAGGATAAGAAAGCAGCGGTAAAGAAAGTAGTGGCAAAGAAAGTAGCTACAAAGAGAGTTAGCGCTAAAAAATCGGTGAAGGTAAAAAAATAA
- a CDS encoding DoxX family protein — protein MNGYQSVLNLVGRLLIATLFLPAGLAKLSGFEGTLAYFASIGIPAPVFALVATIVIEIAGSIALLVGFQTRIVAVIMAVFTLIAAVTGHAFWAAPADAVYVAQLLFFKNIAVMGGLLVLASAGAGSFSIDARKVVK, from the coding sequence ATGAATGGATATCAAAGTGTATTGAATTTAGTCGGCCGGCTATTAATTGCGACCCTCTTTCTGCCGGCAGGCCTGGCTAAGCTATCTGGCTTTGAAGGCACGCTAGCGTACTTCGCATCAATAGGGATCCCAGCACCAGTATTTGCGTTGGTAGCAACAATCGTGATTGAGATTGCCGGAAGCATTGCTTTGCTCGTAGGCTTTCAAACAAGAATCGTTGCTGTGATCATGGCAGTCTTTACCTTAATCGCAGCTGTTACTGGCCATGCATTCTGGGCTGCTCCTGCTGATGCGGTGTATGTCGCACAATTATTGTTCTTTAAAAATATTGCTGTAATGGGTGGCTTATTAGTTCTAGCCTCTGCTGGTGCTGGCAGTTTCAGTATCGATGCTCGTAAGGTAGTGAAGTAA
- a CDS encoding efflux transporter outer membrane subunit produces the protein MFDLKDISIVRLLLLLSVSLLSACAAGPDFKQPAAPNTSTYTETPLSQKLATAPGVPGGTNQEFIEGADIEAQWWELFKSPELDALIKKALQQNPNLGAADAALRASQENVNAQIGGQYFPAIGLNGGAARQLQPSAIYGLPYGSDTYNLYNASVNVTYKLDIFGSARRTVENARARAEIAQFQLEGAYLSLTANIVTGAVREAALRAQMQATEEILKAQTNLAEVTEKQLAIGTVSKVDVTSQRTLVSNSQVDLFNYERNLSFARNQLAVLVGDLPSNANITQFDLKSLRLPEKLPLSVPSSLVRQRPDVRAAEAQLKATNALVGVATANLLPQFNITGAIGSAALTSNALFGPNAALWSVAGGIFQPLFQGGQLLAQRRGAIANYEQAVFQYQATTLKAFQEVADALRALETGAQALKSASDAERYAYETLELVQQQYKLGTASYLAVLYYQNQYQIAKVKSVSAQATRFSDSAALFAALGGGWWNRTGPAFQPKAIANKDQHETSGNN, from the coding sequence ATGTTTGATTTAAAAGATATCTCTATTGTGCGTTTGCTCTTGCTACTTTCTGTGAGCCTTCTCTCTGCATGTGCGGCGGGACCAGACTTTAAGCAGCCAGCCGCTCCCAATACATCTACTTACACCGAGACTCCGCTGTCTCAAAAACTAGCGACTGCCCCTGGAGTGCCTGGTGGTACCAATCAAGAGTTTATTGAGGGTGCGGATATTGAAGCTCAGTGGTGGGAATTATTTAAATCTCCCGAGTTAGATGCATTAATTAAAAAGGCTCTTCAACAAAACCCCAACTTAGGTGCTGCAGATGCAGCACTGCGCGCTAGCCAAGAGAATGTCAACGCACAAATTGGCGGACAGTATTTTCCGGCGATTGGCTTAAATGGTGGTGCCGCACGTCAGCTTCAGCCCTCGGCTATCTATGGCTTGCCTTATGGGTCCGATACTTACAACCTCTATAACGCATCAGTGAATGTCACCTATAAGCTAGATATTTTTGGCAGCGCTCGTCGTACGGTTGAAAATGCGAGAGCGCGAGCGGAGATCGCACAGTTCCAATTAGAGGGCGCCTATCTTTCTTTAACGGCCAATATCGTTACTGGTGCTGTTCGTGAAGCAGCTCTGCGCGCCCAGATGCAAGCCACTGAAGAAATTCTGAAAGCGCAAACCAATTTAGCCGAAGTCACAGAAAAGCAATTGGCAATCGGAACAGTTTCTAAAGTTGACGTTACCTCGCAAAGAACTTTAGTGTCCAACTCTCAGGTAGATTTATTTAACTACGAGCGCAATCTCTCTTTTGCGCGCAATCAGTTGGCAGTTTTGGTTGGTGATTTACCCAGTAACGCCAATATCACTCAGTTTGATCTGAAGTCCTTGCGCCTACCAGAGAAGTTGCCATTGTCAGTGCCATCTAGCTTAGTACGTCAACGTCCTGATGTGCGTGCAGCTGAAGCCCAGTTAAAGGCAACCAATGCCTTGGTCGGTGTCGCTACTGCAAACTTGTTGCCACAATTTAATATTACTGGGGCTATTGGCTCTGCAGCTTTAACGAGTAATGCCCTCTTTGGGCCGAATGCGGCTTTATGGTCTGTTGCCGGCGGCATCTTTCAACCACTTTTTCAGGGCGGGCAACTATTGGCACAGCGCAGAGGCGCTATCGCGAATTATGAGCAAGCAGTATTCCAGTATCAAGCTACTACTCTCAAAGCATTCCAGGAGGTAGCCGATGCATTGCGTGCTTTAGAGACGGGTGCTCAGGCCCTGAAGTCGGCATCAGATGCAGAGCGCTACGCTTACGAGACGCTCGAATTAGTGCAACAGCAATATAAATTAGGTACAGCAAGCTACTTGGCTGTTCTCTATTATCAGAATCAATATCAAATTGCTAAAGTCAAATCCGTTTCTGCGCAAGCTACTCGCTTCTCAGACTCAGCAGCATTATTTGCAGCATTAGGTGGAGGCTGGTGGAATCGCACTGGCCCAGCCTTTCAACCAAAAGCCATAGCGAACAAAGATCAACATGAAACTTCTGGAAACAATTAA
- the glmS gene encoding glutamine--fructose-6-phosphate transaminase (isomerizing) gives MCGIVGAASHKNIVEVLIEGLRRLEYRGYDSCGFAVINGDDAKHPIERARTTARVSELAEQGKDFHGTLGIAHTRWATHGKPDTQNAHPHISGGLIAVVHNGIIENYESLRTELKATGYVFTSETDTEVIAHLIHQAYVADKQVDLVASVRSVLPRLHGAYAIGVIAQDHPDMLVGARVGSPLVVALGEHENFLASDALALAGRAHSMMYLEEGDVAILKADSVEIIDQAGKVVQREHKAMPTQADSVDLGPYQHYMQKEIFEQPRAIGDTLANIAHFGPELFHADPEQWKEFDQILILACGTSYYSACVAKYWLEDLAGIPTQVEIASEYRYRTTVPNPNTLIVVVSQSGETADTLAALRHAQALGHQYTLAICNVASSAMVRETHWNFLTKAGTEIGVASTKAFTTQLVALYLLAVSLAKRAGKVSPEREKELLRDLRHLPKALHAVLALEPQIMAWSTTFAKCENALFLGRGMHYPIALEGALKLKEISYIHAEAYPAGELKHGPLALVTEKMPVVTVAPKDDLLEKLKSNMQEVKARGGKLYVFADQDTDITSSEGINVIRLPEHYGNLSPILHVVPLQLLAYHTACALGTDVDKPRNLAKSVTVE, from the coding sequence ATGTGCGGAATTGTTGGTGCAGCATCGCATAAAAATATTGTTGAGGTCTTGATTGAAGGCCTACGTCGCCTTGAGTACCGTGGCTATGATTCTTGTGGCTTTGCTGTAATTAACGGTGATGATGCGAAGCATCCGATTGAGCGTGCTCGTACCACTGCCCGTGTTTCTGAGTTGGCAGAGCAAGGCAAAGACTTTCACGGTACCTTGGGTATTGCACATACCCGTTGGGCAACGCACGGCAAGCCTGATACACAAAATGCCCATCCCCATATCTCTGGCGGACTAATCGCCGTAGTGCACAACGGCATTATTGAAAACTATGAATCCCTACGCACGGAGCTTAAGGCTACGGGTTATGTATTTACCTCTGAAACAGATACTGAGGTAATTGCGCACTTAATTCATCAAGCTTATGTAGCCGATAAGCAGGTGGACTTAGTGGCATCAGTGCGCTCAGTATTGCCGCGACTACATGGAGCTTATGCGATTGGCGTGATCGCGCAAGACCATCCAGATATGTTGGTAGGTGCACGTGTTGGCTCTCCACTAGTGGTAGCGCTTGGCGAGCATGAAAATTTCCTCGCTTCCGATGCTTTAGCACTCGCTGGTCGCGCCCATTCGATGATGTATTTAGAAGAAGGCGATGTTGCCATTCTGAAAGCGGATAGCGTGGAGATCATTGATCAGGCTGGTAAGGTAGTGCAAAGAGAGCATAAGGCGATGCCTACCCAAGCTGACTCTGTTGATTTGGGTCCATATCAGCACTACATGCAAAAAGAAATCTTTGAGCAACCAAGAGCAATTGGCGACACACTTGCGAATATCGCGCACTTTGGCCCAGAGCTTTTTCATGCCGATCCGGAGCAATGGAAAGAATTCGATCAAATTTTGATCTTGGCTTGCGGCACGAGTTATTACTCGGCGTGTGTAGCTAAATATTGGTTGGAAGATTTAGCGGGCATTCCGACGCAGGTAGAGATTGCGAGTGAGTATCGCTATCGCACTACTGTACCCAATCCCAATACATTAATTGTGGTCGTATCCCAGTCTGGCGAGACTGCCGATACCTTAGCTGCTTTGCGTCATGCGCAAGCCCTAGGTCATCAGTACACCTTGGCTATTTGTAATGTGGCCAGTAGCGCCATGGTCCGAGAAACCCATTGGAACTTCTTAACTAAGGCTGGTACCGAGATTGGCGTAGCCTCTACCAAGGCCTTTACTACTCAACTGGTTGCCCTTTACCTCTTGGCAGTGTCATTGGCCAAGCGTGCTGGCAAAGTGAGCCCTGAAAGAGAAAAAGAGCTGCTCAGAGACTTGCGTCATTTACCAAAAGCTTTGCATGCTGTCTTAGCGCTTGAGCCGCAGATTATGGCGTGGAGTACAACTTTTGCTAAATGCGAGAACGCTTTGTTCTTGGGTCGCGGTATGCACTATCCGATTGCACTTGAAGGTGCGTTAAAGCTCAAAGAGATTTCATATATTCATGCTGAAGCTTATCCGGCTGGTGAGCTTAAGCATGGACCGCTTGCCTTGGTGACTGAGAAGATGCCAGTGGTAACCGTAGCTCCTAAAGATGATTTATTGGAGAAACTGAAATCCAATATGCAGGAAGTTAAGGCGCGCGGTGGCAAGCTATATGTTTTCGCAGATCAAGATACCGACATTACTAGCAGTGAGGGCATCAACGTGATTCGTTTGCCCGAGCACTACGGCAATCTCTCACCAATCTTGCATGTGGTCCCTTTGCAACTCTTGGCGTATCACACAGCCTGTGCCCTAGGTACGGATGTCGACAAGCCACGCAATCTCGCAAAGAGCGTTACGGTCGAGTAA
- a CDS encoding pirin family protein, whose product MSPFLMLDYAGPAEFPPTTDRKGVGSHPHRGFETVTIVYEGEVAHKDSTGQGGVIGPGDVQWMTAGSGILHEEFHSEGFAKHGGTLHMVQLWVNLPAKHKMTKPGYQAILNQQIPEIELKHGAGVARIIAGEFEGNTGPANTFTPMNVTDLKLKPGALTIPVPEGWNTALIVLKGAVEAGEGTVAKDAQMLMFSNPGQDIEVNVLEDTIALLLSGEPIDEPIIGYGPFVMNTKEEIAQAMHDFNSGSFGEITH is encoded by the coding sequence ATGAGTCCGTTCTTGATGCTCGATTACGCAGGTCCAGCAGAGTTTCCTCCAACGACTGATCGTAAGGGTGTGGGCTCACATCCCCATCGTGGCTTTGAAACGGTGACGATTGTGTACGAGGGTGAAGTAGCGCATAAGGATTCAACAGGACAGGGCGGTGTAATTGGTCCTGGCGATGTGCAGTGGATGACTGCCGGCTCGGGCATCTTGCATGAAGAGTTCCACTCAGAGGGTTTTGCTAAGCATGGTGGAACCTTGCATATGGTGCAACTCTGGGTGAATTTGCCAGCAAAGCACAAAATGACTAAGCCAGGCTACCAAGCTATTCTGAATCAGCAAATTCCCGAAATTGAGCTTAAGCATGGTGCAGGAGTCGCACGCATCATTGCTGGAGAGTTTGAAGGCAATACTGGTCCGGCTAATACCTTCACGCCTATGAATGTCACTGATCTGAAATTAAAGCCGGGTGCATTAACCATTCCCGTCCCCGAGGGGTGGAATACTGCGCTAATAGTGCTGAAAGGCGCTGTAGAAGCCGGTGAGGGCACAGTAGCCAAAGATGCTCAGATGTTAATGTTTAGTAATCCAGGCCAGGATATTGAAGTTAATGTGTTGGAAGACACGATTGCCTTGTTACTGAGTGGCGAGCCTATCGATGAGCCCATTATTGGTTATGGGCCATTTGTCATGAATACTAAGGAAGAGATTGCTCAAGCGATGCACGACTTCAATAGCGGAAGCTTTGGGGAAATTACTCACTAA
- a CDS encoding efflux RND transporter periplasmic adaptor subunit — translation MTPLGRRMTIMLCGVFLLLGLIFGFNQLKTSLIKYFIAGMGLPPATVSTLLVNSSEWQPKLTSVGNVRAYRGVELSTEIGGLVQTVPIKSGMDVKEGDLLIKLNDVSDMAQLNSLKALADLAKVINERDRQQLEIQAISKNVFDTSKADAKSKQAQVEQQMALVAKKNLKAPFSGRVGIVMINPGQYVNPGDKLLTLQTLDPIFVDFTLPQSNAAQIQVGQEITVTTDAFKDASFTGKVTAVSPKVDTNTRNIQIEAQLANPDKKILPGMFANVNIKLGDEVKLLTLPQTAITYNPYGSTVFIAKPTGKKDKQGKPTLEAQQVFVTTGLTRGDQVAILKGLEEGATVVTSGQLKLKNGTPLIVNNKVQPANSPNPQPQE, via the coding sequence ATGACTCCTTTGGGTCGTCGCATGACCATTATGTTGTGCGGTGTATTTTTGTTGCTGGGCTTGATCTTTGGCTTTAATCAACTGAAGACATCCTTAATTAAGTATTTCATTGCAGGCATGGGATTGCCTCCTGCAACTGTGTCCACCTTATTGGTTAACTCTTCAGAGTGGCAACCTAAGCTCACCAGCGTCGGCAATGTACGTGCTTACCGAGGCGTTGAGCTCAGTACTGAAATTGGCGGCCTTGTACAAACCGTACCGATTAAATCTGGCATGGATGTAAAAGAAGGTGATTTACTCATCAAGTTAAATGATGTATCGGATATGGCCCAATTAAATTCACTAAAAGCATTAGCGGATTTAGCTAAGGTCATTAATGAGCGTGATAGACAGCAGCTAGAGATTCAGGCGATTAGTAAGAATGTATTTGATACCAGTAAAGCGGATGCGAAATCTAAGCAAGCTCAGGTAGAGCAGCAAATGGCTTTAGTGGCTAAAAAGAATCTAAAAGCCCCATTTAGTGGGCGCGTAGGTATTGTGATGATTAACCCAGGTCAGTACGTGAATCCTGGCGATAAATTACTCACGCTACAAACCTTAGATCCTATTTTTGTTGACTTTACTTTGCCACAAAGTAATGCGGCACAGATTCAGGTGGGCCAAGAAATTACTGTAACGACAGATGCATTTAAAGATGCGAGCTTTACAGGAAAAGTCACCGCAGTGAGTCCCAAGGTAGACACCAATACCCGCAATATTCAGATTGAAGCGCAATTAGCCAATCCGGATAAAAAGATTTTGCCAGGCATGTTTGCTAATGTGAATATCAAGCTGGGTGATGAAGTGAAGTTGCTAACTTTGCCGCAGACCGCCATTACCTACAACCCTTACGGCTCGACAGTGTTTATCGCTAAGCCAACAGGTAAGAAAGATAAGCAAGGCAAGCCTACACTCGAAGCGCAGCAAGTATTTGTGACTACGGGCCTAACGCGCGGCGACCAAGTTGCCATCTTAAAAGGTCTTGAGGAGGGCGCTACAGTGGTAACTAGCGGCCAGCTCAAGTTGAAGAATGGCACGCCACTGATTGTGAATAACAAAGTTCAGCCTGCGAATTCACCAAACCCACAACCACAGGAATAA
- a CDS encoding flavodoxin family protein — translation MTKVVVVFHSGYGHTVKQAEAVAKGSNGALIAIDAEGNITSEQWDALNAADAIIFGSPTYMGTVSWQFKKFADASSKQWFSQQWKDKIFGGFTNSATMNGDKHSTLHYFFTLAMQHSGIWVGTGLMPSNSKAAKRDDVNYVGSFAGAMMQTPSDASADEVNVGDLETARLYGERITKIADQFKAK, via the coding sequence ATGACTAAAGTAGTCGTTGTATTTCATAGTGGATATGGCCATACTGTTAAACAGGCTGAGGCAGTTGCTAAGGGCTCCAATGGCGCTCTAATAGCGATTGATGCTGAAGGTAATATTACTTCAGAGCAGTGGGATGCTTTAAATGCAGCTGATGCCATCATATTTGGTTCGCCAACTTATATGGGTACAGTGAGCTGGCAATTTAAGAAATTCGCTGATGCTAGCTCTAAACAGTGGTTTTCACAGCAATGGAAAGATAAGATCTTTGGCGGCTTTACAAACTCTGCCACCATGAATGGCGATAAGCATTCCACTTTGCATTATTTCTTTACCCTTGCGATGCAGCACTCAGGAATTTGGGTGGGCACCGGTCTGATGCCTTCTAACTCCAAGGCTGCAAAACGCGATGATGTGAATTATGTTGGCTCATTTGCTGGTGCCATGATGCAGACACCATCAGATGCAAGTGCTGATGAAGTGAACGTGGGTGATTTGGAGACTGCTCGTCTATATGGTGAGCGTATTACCAAGATTGCAGACCAATTTAAAGCTAAGTAA